One genomic window of Proteobacteria bacterium CG1_02_64_396 includes the following:
- a CDS encoding AAA family ATPase gives MDPIKNPFSPGEGAPPPELVGRDPLIEQARILLGRVKQKRPEKSLLLTGLRGVGKTVLLNEIERMARAVGYQTILLEAQEEKPLGELIYPALRGLLYELDRVAGGGDKVKRGLAVLRSFIGSIKLTVGDVALGLDIEPAKGTADSGDLEIDLPNLFVAIAEAAQERQSAVAILVDEIQYLSQKELGALIMAMHKMQQKQLPLVLLAAGLPVLPGMAGESKSYAERLFNFPDIGALSAADAAKALRDPAHEAGVEFQEDALQEVFYLTHGYPYFIQEWGYQSWNIAAASPITLQTVQAATPEVIRRLDKNFFRVRFDRLTPGEKNFLRAMAHLGPEHHRTGDIATVLGMSVKGIGPARSKLIKKGMIYSPAHGDMAFTVPLFDEFMIRAIPEFIPG, from the coding sequence ATGGACCCGATCAAAAATCCCTTTTCTCCCGGTGAGGGTGCGCCACCGCCCGAATTGGTCGGGCGCGACCCACTGATCGAGCAAGCACGTATTCTGCTGGGGCGGGTGAAGCAGAAACGTCCGGAAAAGAGTCTGCTACTGACTGGCTTGCGTGGTGTGGGCAAGACCGTGCTGCTGAACGAAATCGAGCGGATGGCGAGGGCCGTTGGCTATCAGACGATTTTGCTGGAAGCGCAGGAGGAAAAGCCGCTGGGCGAGCTCATCTACCCCGCGCTGCGAGGACTGCTTTACGAGCTGGATCGGGTGGCTGGAGGGGGCGACAAGGTCAAACGCGGGCTGGCGGTGCTGCGCAGTTTTATCGGCAGCATCAAGCTGACGGTGGGCGATGTGGCGCTGGGGTTGGACATCGAGCCGGCCAAAGGCACGGCCGATAGCGGCGATCTGGAAATCGATCTGCCGAATCTGTTTGTGGCCATCGCCGAGGCGGCGCAAGAGCGCCAGAGCGCCGTGGCCATCCTGGTGGATGAAATCCAGTACCTGAGCCAGAAGGAACTGGGGGCTCTCATCATGGCGATGCACAAGATGCAGCAGAAGCAGTTGCCGCTGGTGCTGCTCGCCGCCGGTTTGCCGGTACTTCCCGGTATGGCAGGGGAATCGAAGTCGTATGCCGAACGGTTGTTCAATTTCCCGGACATCGGGGCGCTGTCGGCAGCGGACGCGGCCAAGGCATTACGCGATCCAGCCCATGAAGCGGGTGTCGAATTCCAGGAGGATGCGCTGCAAGAGGTGTTCTACCTGACGCACGGTTACCCCTACTTCATTCAGGAATGGGGTTACCAATCCTGGAATATCGCGGCGGCGAGTCCAATTACCTTGCAGACCGTGCAGGCCGCTACGCCAGAGGTGATCCGTCGGCTCGACAAGAATTTTTTCCGGGTGCGCTTTGATCGACTGACACCGGGGGAGAAGAACTTTTTGCGTGCGATGGCCCATCTTGGCCCCGAACACCATCGCACCGGCGACATCGCCACCGTGTTGGGCATGTCGGTCAAAGGGATAGGTCCGGCTCGCTCCAAGCTGATCAAGAAGGGAATGATCTACAGCCCGGCGCACGGCGACATGGCATTCACTGTGCCGCTGTTCGATGAGTTCATGATTCGCGCCATCCCCGAATTTATTCCCGGTTGA
- a CDS encoding DNA helicase — translation MDLRIADTFTDSLARLTGEEQKAVKTTAFDLQLNPANPGMSFHKLDKARDKNFWSVRVSSDIRLIVHRTEASLLLCYVDHHDKAYDWASRRKLETHPKTGAAQWVEIRERVEEVRGPYRAEVETSIPVAASSHAKPPLFSGRTDDELLGYGVPVEWLADVRQADEDSLLELADHLPAEAAEALLELATGGKPQVTPPTAGVDPFSHPDAQRRFRVMNDVEELERALAFPWEKWTVFLHPAQRQWVERDYSGPVRIAGSAGTGKTIVALHRAVFLARSQPEARVLLATFSETLANALRAKLRRLISNEPRLAERLEVHAMNAIGERLYEQQFGRPHIAAREVIKRFMTEAVNQLMAKENPGLKFSVNFLLTEWEDLVDAWQLDGWEAYRDVKRLGRKTRLPEQQRAVFWSVFDAVRTRLKADGLLTHASMFSKLATHLAQRKHPPFDYVVVDEVQDVSVAQLRFLAAMGATMGLGRPNSLFFAGDLGQRIFQQPFSWKSLGVDVRGRSRTLHINYRTSHQIRVQADQLLGPEISDVDGNKEERRGTVSVFNGPSPVVATFESEEAEIEAVGIWLASRSKEGVASHEIGVFVRSDAELERARAAVDKAGLPFRVLDEHVETVSGQASISTMHLAKGLEFRAVVVMACDDEVIPLQTRIEAVADDADLEEVYNTERHLLYVACTRARDQLLVSGVRPVSEFLDDLGITTGRFL, via the coding sequence ATGGACTTGCGCATTGCCGATACCTTCACCGACAGCCTTGCCCGTCTGACCGGCGAGGAGCAGAAGGCCGTCAAGACGACCGCCTTCGACCTGCAACTGAACCCGGCCAATCCGGGCATGAGTTTCCACAAGCTGGACAAGGCGCGGGACAAGAACTTCTGGTCGGTGCGGGTTAGCAGCGATATTCGGCTGATCGTGCATCGCACCGAAGCCAGCTTGTTGCTGTGCTATGTGGATCACCACGACAAGGCCTATGACTGGGCCAGTCGCCGCAAACTGGAAACCCATCCCAAAACCGGGGCGGCCCAGTGGGTGGAAATCCGCGAACGGGTGGAGGAGGTGCGGGGGCCCTATCGGGCCGAGGTGGAAACCTCCATCCCTGTGGCTGCATCCAGCCACGCAAAACCGCCGCTGTTTTCAGGCCGGACTGACGATGAATTGCTGGGTTATGGCGTTCCCGTGGAATGGCTGGCCGATGTACGTCAGGCCGACGAGGACAGCCTTCTGGAGCTGGCCGACCATCTACCAGCCGAGGCGGCCGAGGCCCTGTTGGAACTTGCCACCGGCGGCAAGCCGCAAGTGACACCCCCGACGGCGGGGGTTGATCCCTTCAGCCATCCCGACGCGCAGCGCCGCTTCCGGGTCATGAACGATGTGGAAGAACTGGAACGTGCCCTGGCGTTTCCTTGGGAAAAGTGGACGGTTTTCCTGCACCCGGCCCAACGGCAGTGGGTGGAGCGCGACTACAGCGGACCTGTGCGGATTGCCGGTTCGGCCGGTACGGGCAAGACCATCGTCGCGCTGCATCGCGCTGTTTTTCTGGCACGCAGTCAGCCCGAAGCCCGCGTGTTGCTGGCTACCTTCTCGGAAACCCTGGCCAATGCCTTGCGTGCCAAGCTCCGGCGATTGATCAGCAACGAACCCCGTTTGGCGGAGCGGCTGGAAGTGCATGCCATGAATGCCATTGGCGAACGGCTCTATGAACAGCAATTCGGGCGGCCACATATTGCCGCGCGGGAGGTGATCAAGCGCTTCATGACAGAAGCCGTTAACCAGTTGATGGCAAAGGAAAACCCGGGCCTTAAATTCAGCGTCAACTTTCTGCTGACGGAATGGGAAGACCTGGTCGATGCCTGGCAACTGGATGGCTGGGAGGCCTATCGCGATGTGAAGCGCTTGGGCAGAAAAACCCGCCTGCCGGAGCAGCAACGTGCCGTGTTTTGGTCGGTCTTCGATGCGGTTCGCACGCGTCTGAAGGCGGATGGCCTGCTCACCCATGCATCCATGTTCAGCAAACTGGCCACCCATTTGGCGCAGCGCAAACATCCCCCCTTCGACTACGTCGTGGTCGATGAGGTGCAGGACGTCAGCGTCGCGCAGTTGCGTTTCCTGGCCGCCATGGGCGCAACGATGGGCCTGGGTCGACCGAACAGCCTTTTTTTTGCTGGCGACCTGGGGCAGCGGATTTTTCAGCAGCCGTTTTCTTGGAAGTCGCTGGGCGTGGATGTACGCGGGCGTTCGCGCACCCTGCACATCAATTACCGCACTTCGCACCAGATCAGGGTGCAGGCCGACCAGCTCCTGGGGCCGGAAATTTCTGATGTGGATGGCAACAAGGAAGAACGGCGCGGGACGGTTTCCGTATTCAACGGGCCGTCGCCGGTTGTTGCCACGTTCGAGAGTGAAGAGGCAGAAATTGAGGCAGTCGGCATTTGGCTGGCATCACGCAGCAAAGAGGGCGTGGCCTCCCATGAAATCGGCGTATTCGTGCGCTCGGATGCCGAACTGGAACGCGCCCGTGCCGCAGTCGACAAGGCTGGGCTGCCGTTCAGGGTGCTTGATGAGCATGTTGAAACGGTCAGCGGCCAGGCCTCCATCAGCACCATGCACCTGGCCAAAGGTCTGGAGTTCCGGGCCGTTGTGGTGATGGCCTGCGATGATGAAGTGATCCCGCTGCAAACACGGATTGAAGCGGTGGCCGACGATGCCGATTTGGAGGAGGTCTACAACACCGAGCGCCATCTGCTTTATGTGGCGTGTACCCGTGCCAGGGATCAGTTGCTGGTGAGTGGGGTGCGGCCTGTCTCGGAGTTTCTGGACGACTTGGGCATTACAACGGGGAGGTTTTTGTAA